CTGGCATGGACTACTAGGCGAGCGCCTCTGCACTGCCCAGCGTTTATCTGCTCATTCACGTCTAGTCACCCTTTCCAGTTTAGGGAGTTTTGCATGTCCGCAGTAATTGTTGATGTTGACGGCACCTTAGCCGAGTTTCACCCCCATCAGGTCAGTGACTGGGTGCTGGGCAGCCAAAAACAGTGGGAGCCCTTCTTTGCCCATATGGCCGAAGCGCCGGTGATCGAAGCGGTGGCCAAGCTGGTTAAAATCCTGAAGGCCCAAGGCCAGCAGATCGTTATCTGCAGCGGTCGCCCGGATAGCCACCGTGAGCATACCCAGCGCTGGCTAGAGCGCCACACCATCCCCTTTGATGCCATGTACCTGCGTCCTAAGGGCGATGACCATGTGGATGATGAAGCGGTAAAAGAGGCGTTACTGGAGCGCATGCGCAGCGACGGCTTTGCGCCTTGGCTGGTGCTGGATGATCGTGATGCCGTGGTCGCCCAGTGGCGCGCGCTCGGGCTTACTTGCCTGCAGTGCGCGCCGGGGGATTTTTAAGCGTTTGCCAGCCGGGTTCGGTGCTGCCACACCAGCACCGCCAAGGGCACCAGCGCGATGGGGATCAACACCAGGTTAAGCGTCGCCCAACCTAAGCCGCTGACCAAGGGCCCAGCGAGCAACGCAGTGATCGCGGCGGTGCCAAAGACTAAAAACTCGTTGGCGGCCTGGGTGCGCGCTTTATCTACCGGGCGGTAGCTCTCGGTGAGCAGCCCGGTGGCGGGCAAAAAGGTGAAGTTCCAGCCCAGGCCCAGCAAAATCAGCGCCACGTTGAAACCGGCCAAACCGATACCCAACTGAG
This Vreelandella neptunia DNA region includes the following protein-coding sequences:
- a CDS encoding HAD family acid phosphatase — its product is MSAVIVDVDGTLAEFHPHQVSDWVLGSQKQWEPFFAHMAEAPVIEAVAKLVKILKAQGQQIVICSGRPDSHREHTQRWLERHTIPFDAMYLRPKGDDHVDDEAVKEALLERMRSDGFAPWLVLDDRDAVVAQWRALGLTCLQCAPGDF